One genomic segment of Eikenella corrodens includes these proteins:
- a CDS encoding CobW family GTP-binding protein, with protein sequence MSEIKKAKVHLFSGFLGTGKTTALCHLMEQKSPDEKWVIVVNEFGEIGIDGAVLSDNGIPVAEIAGGCLCCVAGAQMGTTINRMVSGNKPDRIIIEASGLAHAASVIDELRAKPFDQMLDIGAVFTLVDPRQFTNPDYANQPLYRDQVSVADVLIANKTDMCSPEEMAAFRSKAAQLFPPKAAVLETTDAYLDIALLETSVVEKSRYRIKELPDNSMGLQSQGYTFPAGSSFDGEKLTKFFNDLPKLCEGLIRAKGVFQVLGSWVWLNWSEGQWGANQVAWRRDSRFEVIAKSFDSDALEQRLQAALEK encoded by the coding sequence ATGTCAGAAATAAAGAAAGCAAAAGTACATCTGTTTTCCGGCTTTTTGGGAACAGGCAAAACCACCGCCCTGTGCCACCTGATGGAGCAGAAGAGCCCCGATGAAAAATGGGTGATCGTGGTAAACGAATTCGGCGAAATCGGCATCGACGGCGCCGTGCTGAGCGACAACGGCATCCCCGTGGCCGAAATCGCCGGCGGCTGCCTGTGCTGCGTGGCCGGTGCGCAGATGGGCACCACCATCAACCGCATGGTGAGCGGCAACAAGCCCGACCGCATCATCATCGAAGCCAGCGGCCTGGCACACGCCGCCAGCGTAATCGACGAGTTGCGCGCCAAACCCTTCGACCAAATGCTGGATATCGGCGCCGTATTTACCCTGGTCGACCCGCGCCAATTCACCAACCCCGACTACGCCAACCAGCCGCTCTACCGCGACCAAGTGAGCGTGGCCGACGTGCTGATCGCCAACAAAACCGACATGTGTAGCCCCGAAGAAATGGCCGCCTTCCGCAGCAAAGCCGCCCAGCTCTTCCCACCCAAAGCCGCCGTGCTGGAAACCACCGATGCTTATTTAGACATCGCCCTGCTGGAAACCTCGGTGGTGGAAAAAAGCCGCTACCGCATCAAAGAGCTGCCCGACAACAGCATGGGCCTGCAATCGCAAGGCTACACCTTCCCCGCCGGCAGCAGCTTCGACGGCGAAAAGCTCACCAAATTCTTCAACGACCTGCCCAAACTGTGCGAAGGCCTCATCCGCGCCAAAGGCGTGTTCCAAGTGCTCGGCAGCTGGGTGTGGCTCAACTGGAGCGAAGGCCAATGGGGCGCCAACCAAGTGGCCTGGCGGCGCGACAGCCGCTTTGAAGTGATCGCCAAATCCTTCGACAGCGACGCGCTGGAACAAAGATTGCAAGCCGCACTGGAAAAATAA
- the metZ gene encoding O-succinylhomoserine sulfhydrylase: MTQPLHPQTLAIRGAKEQTDYNEHNQALFLTSSFMFDSAADGADLFAHRKPGFTYSRTANPTVSAFARRIALLEGGEAGIATGTGMAAIQASLLTFLSAGDHLVTSRSLFGTTLGFIQNHITRFGIEVTLVPQTDPAAWRAAVKPNTKMLFVETPSNPLNEVADIAALAEIAHSNGALLTVDNCFCSPALQQPLKFGADLSVQSATKAIDGHGRVMGGVVCGRAELMEKVAMYTNSAGLLLSPFNAWVLLSGCETLPLRVEKQSAQAQAVAEWLEKRSEVAKVYYSGLPNHPQAALSAKQQSGGGIVVAFELKGGQSAAWQVIDRVKVFSKTANLGDVRSTITHPWTTTHCRLEPQAKLEAGIREGLIRLSIGLEDTADLIADLQQALESIR, encoded by the coding sequence ATGACCCAACCGCTTCATCCGCAAACCCTCGCCATCCGCGGCGCCAAAGAGCAAACCGACTACAACGAACACAACCAAGCCCTGTTCCTCACCAGCAGCTTCATGTTTGATTCCGCCGCCGACGGCGCCGATTTGTTTGCCCACAGAAAACCCGGCTTCACCTACTCGCGCACCGCCAACCCCACCGTTTCCGCCTTTGCCCGCCGCATCGCCCTGCTCGAAGGCGGCGAAGCCGGTATCGCCACCGGCACCGGCATGGCCGCCATCCAAGCCTCCCTGCTCACTTTCCTCTCCGCCGGCGACCACCTCGTCACCAGCCGCAGCCTGTTCGGCACCACCCTGGGCTTTATCCAAAACCACATCACCCGTTTCGGCATCGAAGTTACCCTCGTGCCGCAAACCGACCCCGCCGCCTGGCGCGCCGCCGTGAAGCCCAACACCAAAATGCTGTTTGTGGAAACCCCGTCCAACCCGCTCAACGAAGTTGCCGACATCGCCGCGCTGGCCGAAATCGCCCACAGCAACGGCGCCCTGCTCACTGTAGACAATTGCTTCTGCTCCCCCGCCCTGCAGCAGCCGCTCAAATTCGGCGCCGACTTGTCCGTGCAATCCGCCACCAAAGCCATCGACGGCCACGGCCGCGTGATGGGCGGCGTGGTGTGCGGCCGCGCAGAGCTGATGGAAAAAGTGGCGATGTACACCAACTCCGCCGGCCTTTTGCTCTCCCCGTTCAACGCCTGGGTGCTGCTCTCCGGCTGCGAAACCCTGCCGCTGCGGGTCGAAAAACAAAGCGCCCAGGCGCAGGCTGTGGCCGAATGGCTGGAAAAACGCAGCGAAGTGGCCAAAGTGTATTACAGCGGCCTGCCCAACCATCCTCAAGCCGCGCTTTCCGCCAAGCAGCAATCCGGCGGCGGCATCGTGGTGGCCTTCGAGCTCAAAGGCGGGCAGAGCGCCGCCTGGCAAGTGATCGACCGCGTTAAAGTCTTCTCCAAAACTGCCAACCTCGGCGACGTACGCTCCACCATCACCCACCCTTGGACTACCACCCACTGCCGCCTCGAGCCCCAAGCCAAACTCGAAGCCGGCATCCGCGAAGGCCTCATCCGCCTATCTATCGGCCTAGAAGACACCGCCGATCTGATTGCCGACTTGCAACAGGCATTGGAAAGCATCCGCTAA
- a CDS encoding SDR family oxidoreductase, with product MSILVTGASAGFGRAICRTLAAAGYRVIGAARRADKLDELCAELGDNFLPLQMDVGDTASVDAALKGLPENFAQIDCLVNNAGLALGLDPAHQADFADWQTMIQTNIIGLTYLTRQVLPGMVARGSGYIINLGSVAGTYPYPGGNVYGATKAYVRQFSLNLRADLAGTGVRVSNIEPGLCGDTEFSNVRFKGDDQRAADLYKNVDYIRPEDIADTVLWLYRRPAHMNVNSIEIMPVAQSFNPLAVVRHPSQ from the coding sequence ATGAGCATTTTGGTCACCGGCGCATCAGCCGGTTTCGGGCGGGCCATCTGCCGCACCCTCGCCGCAGCGGGCTACCGCGTGATCGGCGCAGCGCGGCGTGCCGACAAACTGGACGAACTGTGCGCGGAATTGGGCGACAACTTCCTGCCGCTGCAAATGGACGTGGGCGATACCGCCTCGGTGGACGCCGCGCTCAAAGGGCTACCTGAAAACTTTGCCCAGATCGACTGCCTGGTCAACAACGCCGGCCTGGCCTTGGGTTTGGACCCGGCCCATCAAGCCGATTTCGCCGACTGGCAAACCATGATTCAAACCAACATCATCGGCCTCACCTACCTCACCCGCCAAGTGCTGCCCGGCATGGTGGCGCGCGGCAGCGGCTATATCATCAACCTCGGCTCGGTGGCCGGTACCTACCCCTACCCCGGCGGCAATGTGTATGGCGCCACCAAGGCCTATGTGCGCCAATTCAGCCTGAATCTGCGCGCCGATTTGGCCGGCACGGGCGTGCGCGTGAGCAATATCGAGCCCGGCCTGTGCGGCGACACCGAATTTTCCAACGTGCGCTTCAAAGGCGACGACCAACGCGCCGCCGATTTATATAAAAACGTGGACTACATCCGCCCCGAAGACATCGCCGACACCGTGCTGTGGCTCTACCGGCGCCCCGCGCACATGAACGTGAACAGCATCGAAATCATGCCGGTGGCGCAGAGCTTCAACCCGCTCGCCGTTGTGCGCCACCCCAGCCAATAA
- a CDS encoding HI_0552 family protein: protein MLTPQSCDLFQRPFFQFAQIRQYQPETEAQTKADYKAAWQVWRTLVFQVASELGAGFAPPHIERWCNGWQVRAHFFAYFKYQTHADTAVILSLLLNRRRLTASLEWHEYRAARSTLPLACYQQALADFPHAEFADFQIWHGSDSEYADYPAIATAPPEAFALRSPQDFLCLGRHLERDQLEQADSATWLVETLHRLLPVYEACHNVRL, encoded by the coding sequence ATGCTCACCCCGCAAAGCTGCGACCTGTTCCAACGCCCGTTTTTCCAGTTCGCCCAAATCCGCCAATACCAGCCCGAAACCGAAGCACAAACCAAGGCCGACTACAAAGCCGCGTGGCAAGTGTGGCGCACGTTGGTTTTTCAGGTAGCCTCCGAATTGGGCGCAGGCTTTGCCCCGCCGCATATCGAACGCTGGTGCAACGGCTGGCAGGTGCGCGCCCACTTTTTCGCCTATTTCAAATATCAAACCCATGCCGATACGGCGGTGATTCTCTCGCTGCTGCTCAACCGCCGCAGGCTCACCGCCAGCCTCGAATGGCACGAATACCGCGCCGCCCGCTCCACCCTGCCACTGGCCTGCTACCAACAGGCTTTGGCCGATTTCCCGCACGCCGAATTTGCCGACTTCCAAATCTGGCACGGTAGCGACAGCGAATACGCCGACTACCCCGCCATCGCCACCGCCCCGCCAGAAGCCTTCGCCCTGCGCAGCCCGCAGGACTTCCTCTGCCTCGGCCGCCACTTGGAGCGTGACCAACTGGAGCAGGCCGACAGCGCGACTTGGCTAGTCGAAACCCTGCACCGCCTACTGCCGGTGTACGAAGCCTGCCACAACGTGCGGCTGTGA
- a CDS encoding sulfite exporter TauE/SafE family protein, producing the protein MELPFILLLITGFLAGLMDAAVGGGGLLQLPALFGVLPPATPVPTVLGTNKAASFAGTFTAAGQFARRLQLPWKMLLPAGVLAFAASFAGAKLVAYVPVQYMKPAMLVIMVAMFVYTFFRKDLGQTERTHALTRGEMLLGTAFGAAIGFYDGLFGPGTGSLLAFVFVRFFAYDFLTATACAKVINLMTNLAALSFFIPSQHVLWHWALPLAAANLSGGFCGAKLAVLGGSRWLRYGFMALLCLLIGNFARQLWLS; encoded by the coding sequence ATGGAACTTCCCTTTATCCTGCTGCTCATCACCGGCTTTTTGGCCGGGCTGATGGATGCGGCCGTTGGCGGCGGCGGGCTGTTGCAGCTGCCCGCGCTGTTCGGCGTACTGCCGCCAGCCACGCCCGTGCCCACTGTACTGGGCACCAACAAGGCAGCTTCGTTCGCCGGCACCTTCACCGCCGCCGGCCAATTTGCCCGCCGCCTGCAGCTGCCGTGGAAAATGCTGCTGCCCGCCGGCGTGCTGGCCTTTGCCGCTTCGTTCGCCGGTGCGAAGCTGGTGGCCTATGTGCCGGTGCAATACATGAAACCGGCCATGCTGGTGATTATGGTGGCGATGTTTGTGTACACCTTCTTCCGCAAAGATTTGGGGCAAACCGAGCGCACCCACGCGCTCACGCGGGGCGAAATGCTGCTGGGCACGGCATTTGGCGCGGCCATCGGCTTTTATGACGGCCTATTCGGCCCGGGCACGGGCAGCCTGCTGGCCTTCGTGTTCGTGCGCTTTTTTGCCTACGATTTCCTCACCGCCACCGCCTGCGCCAAGGTAATCAACCTGATGACCAATCTGGCCGCACTGAGCTTTTTCATCCCCAGCCAACATGTGCTGTGGCATTGGGCGCTGCCGCTGGCAGCGGCCAACCTAAGCGGCGGCTTCTGCGGCGCAAAGCTGGCGGTGCTCGGCGGCAGCCGCTGGCTGCGCTACGGCTTTATGGCTTTGCTGTGCCTATTGATTGGCAATTTTGCCCGCCAGCTTTGGTTATCTTAG
- a CDS encoding Fur family transcriptional regulator, with translation MTKHSAPDYKTAIIARAREQGLQITALREQVLDIVLRQEGVIKAYTVLAQMQQQSNGVVAPPTAYRALDFWAEHGVLHKVAAVNGYVLCSHARHHCDDHCHSSDEQQHHHSAFILVCTECGNTDEQTLSREWQALCAGVAAGGFKLKEEHVVLTGICKQCQK, from the coding sequence ATGACCAAGCACTCTGCACCCGACTACAAAACCGCCATCATCGCCCGCGCCCGCGAGCAAGGTCTGCAGATTACCGCCCTGCGCGAGCAGGTGTTGGATATCGTTTTGCGGCAGGAAGGCGTGATTAAGGCCTACACCGTGCTGGCGCAAATGCAGCAGCAGAGCAACGGTGTGGTGGCGCCGCCCACCGCCTACCGCGCGCTCGATTTCTGGGCCGAACACGGCGTGCTGCACAAAGTGGCCGCAGTAAACGGCTATGTTTTATGCAGCCATGCCCGCCACCATTGCGACGACCACTGCCACAGCAGCGACGAGCAGCAACACCACCACAGCGCCTTCATTTTGGTGTGTACCGAGTGCGGCAACACCGATGAGCAAACCCTCTCCCGCGAATGGCAGGCGCTGTGCGCCGGCGTGGCCGCAGGCGGGTTTAAATTAAAAGAAGAACATGTTGTTTTAACAGGAATATGCAAACAATGTCAGAAATAA